The genomic stretch TTTGTGAGGAAGCCCTTACTGTATATCAGAAGCTTAGTATGGATATGTACGGAAATGCCAGCAGCCTGCATGATGCAGGAGGAAAAGCAAAGCACATACTGGAGTACTGCCGTGAAAAAATCGCCAACATCATTGGCGGAGAAGCAAGCGGCATCTATTTTACAAGCGGCGGCACTGAATCCAATTTTCTGGCCATTCAATCATTGTTAAACGGCCTGCCAAAAACGAAAAGACATTTTATTACGACTGCCATGGAGCATCAGTCCATTCATAATTGCGCTGCTTTTTTGGAACAGCAGGGATATGATGTAACAGTCATTGAACCGAATGAATACGGGCTTATTACCGAGGAAATATTACTAACCCATATCCGGCCGGAAACAGGCCTTGTATCTATTCAGCATGCAAATTCTGAAACCGGGATCATTCAGCCCATTCAACACCTGTCTTCATACCTGCACAATAAGGGGATTCTTCTTCATTGCGACGCTGTTCAAACGTTTGGAAAGATCCCGATCAATACAAAAAATCTGGGAGTAGATGCACTCTCAATGTCCAGCCATAAAATCCACGGTCCTAAAGGAGTAGGGGCGGTCTATATCCGGCCGGATGTCCCTTGGAAACCCGTTTATCCTCTGACTACTCACGAATACGGATTCAGAGCCGGCACCGTAAATGTTCCCGGGATCGGTGCCTTCACTGCCGCTGCAGAATTGATCGTAAGCGAAATGGAAAAACAGATATCCCGCAATGAGGCATTAAGAACATACTTTCTAGACCAAATCCGTATTCGGTCTCTCCCTGTAACCCTTGCAGCAGACACTTCGAAAGCAGAATGTCTTCCGCATATTATAGGGTGTTTTTTTCACTCATTTGAAGGACAATATGTTATGTTAGAATGTAATCGGAGTAATATTTGCATTTCAACCGGCAGCGCTTGTTCTGCAGGTTACCACGGTCCGTCTGAAACAATGAAAGCATTAAGAAAAACCGAACAAGAAGCTCTGCAATTTATCCGCATCTCTTTTGGCAGGCATACAACAGCTGAACAGCTGGAACAGTTATTACATACGTTTACAGTGCTTTGGGAACAAAAGAAAGGAGAATTTGATATTGACCGAAGAATTAAAGCTAATGGGCGCCAACAGGCGTGACCAGCTTCTTCTGTGGCTGAAGGAATCTAAATCACCGCTGACAGGAGGAGAACTCGCAAAAAAAGCGAACGTCTCAAGACAGGTTATTGTACAGGATATATCGCTCTTGAAAGCGAAAAATGTACCGATTATCGCCACAAGCCAAGGATATGTATACATGGATGCAGCCGCTCAGCAGCACCAGCAGGCAGAAAGAATCATAGCATGTCTGCACGGTCCTGAACGGACAGAAGAGGAACTGCAGCTCATCGTCGACGAAGGCGTTACAGTAAAAGACGTAAAAATCGAGCATCCCGTATACGGAGATTTAACTGCAGCCATCCAAGTAGGCACCCGGAAAGAAGTTAGCCATTTCATCAAAAAAATCAATTCTACGAATGCTGCCTACTTATCACAGCTGACCGACGGCGTGCACCTGCATACACTGACAGCACCTGATGAACATCGCATCGATCAAGCCTGCCAAGCCCTCGAAGAAGCCGGCATTTTAATTAAAGACTAAAAAAAGCCCTCTAGTGGGCTTTTTTTATAATTGGTAAGACTGGTATGCACCCAGAAGCCTCACTTTGCAGCCGAGTGCTTCAAGCTCCTGCATGGCCCCTGGAATCAATACATCATCAAACGCTTTCTCAATATCAATAATAAAGAAATAATGGCCTAATCCGGTTTTAGTCGGACGTGACTCAATTTTTGACAGGTTTAAATTTCTCCAAGAAAATGCAGACAGCACTCTATGCAGCGCCCCGGACTGATCATCCTGCGGCAGCATGACCATTAAGGTCGTTTTGGGCCTAGAGCTCAATTTTGAATTCACTTCAAAAGATATGTTTTCATCGGGAGACAGGATAACAAATCTTGTATGATTGTCCCTATAATCCTGTATATCCCGTTTCACGATTTTTAATTCGTATGTAGAAGCTGCCATATCATTGGCAATGACCCCGATATTCAGCTCGGGATGGTCACTGACAAACTTTGCTGCCGCCCCGGTAGAATTGGCGTATTCATATGGAACGGAAGGAAAATGTCGATGAAGAAATTTATGGCATTGCGCAATCGCGTGTGAATGTGAGTAAATTTTGTCGAGCTCTTTCCATGCATTCTCTCTTGAGGGATGGACGAGCAAGTGCTGGTGAATCGGCAACGTCATTTCACCCACGATTGGCAAAGGCTGTTCATGTATTAAATAGTCTATTGTTAGATTAACAGATCCTTCTAAAGCATTTTCCAAAGGAACAAAAGCAAAATCAACTTCGCCTGCAACGGCTGCATCTATACACTCCGGAATGGTGCGGTAAGCAACATGTTCGGCGCCGTTTTGAAAACAAGAACTGACTGCTAGATGTGTAAATGTAGCTGCTGGACCTAAATAACCGACTTTCATGACGATTTTCTCTCCCTTATGCACCTGAACCTAATATTTCAACCTTTTCTACAAAATCAAACTTCCTGAGCTTATTCATTAATGTATGAATGTCTTCTTCCATTGCCGACGTACTGATAGACAGTGTCACATTTGCTCTGCCTTGAAGCGGAATGGTCTGGTGAATGGAAAGAACGTTGCTTCCAGAATCAGCTACCGCCTGAAGAAGCTGAGATAACGCACCTGACCTATCCTCCAAATGAAAGAAAAGTGTGATAATTTGTTCTTTTACCATGGTGTAGAATGGAAAAACAGCATCCCTGTATTTATAAAACGCACTTCTACTTAAATCGACCTTTTGAACGGCATCTGCTACTGAATCTGCTTTTTTTCGATCAAGCAGCTTTTTGACTTCTAATGTTTTTCTCATTGCATCGGGCAATACATCTTCACGGACAAGATAAAATGTCTCCTCTTTCATTTGCATCCCCCCTTTAAAATAGAGAGCCTGGCACCAGGCTCTCTTTTCAGCCAACATTGATTAATCAATAAATTCAAATTCAAATTCCAGAAGCCTGATTATATCTCCATCCTTGGCTCCGCGTTCTCTGAGTGCTTCATCAACACCCATTCCGCGCATCTGTCTTGCAAACCGTTTAACCGATTCATCACGTGAGAAATCAGTCATCTTGAATAACCGCTCAAGGCTGTCTCCTGAAAGCACAAATACACCGTCTGGATCGCGTGTAATGTTAAATGGCACTTCTTCATTTTCCATCGTGTACATGACACGGTTTTGTGTAAGCTCTTCCTCGTCATACAGCGGGAATTCCGGTGTGTTCTCAAGCTGATTGGCAACCTCAAACAGAAGCTCACGCAGACCTTCTCTTGTCACCGCACTGATCGGGAATACCGGATAATCATCCGTCAGCTTTTCTTTAAAGGCTTCGAGATTTTCCGCAGCCTCCGGCATGTCCATTTTATTTGCAACGATAATTTGCGGACGCTCAGTGAGACGCAGATTGTACTCGCTCAGCTCCTGGTTAATCGTAAGATAATCATCATATGGATCACGGCCTTCTAAGCCTGACATGTCAATGACATGAACAATAACCCTCGTCCGTTCAATATGGCGCAAAAACTGGTGGCCCAGTCCGACGCCTTGGTGTGCGCCTTCAATCAGCCCTGGCAAATCAGCCATGACAAAGCTGCGTCCGTCATCCGTTTCAACCATGCCGAGATTCGGGACAAGCGTTGTAAAGTGATAGTCCGCAATTTTCGGTTTTGCAGATGAGACAACAGACAGCAAAGTAGATTTTCCCACACTCGGGAACCCGACAAGTCCGACATCTGCAAGCACTTTTAATTCAAGAACAATGTAGCGTTCTTTTCCCGGCTCGCCGTTTTCTGAAAGCTGAGGCGCGGGATTAGCCGGTGTAGCAAAGCGGCTATTTCCTCTTCCGCCTCTTCCGCCTCTTGCAATGACAGCCCGCTGTCCGTGCTCTGTTAAATCAGCGATGACCTGTTTTGTATCATCGTCTGTCACAACGGTGCCCGGCGGAACTTTAATGACCATATCATCAGCATTTCGCCCGTGCTGGTTTTTGGACATGCCATGCTCGCCGCGAATCGCTTTAAAGTGTTTTTTGTATCTAAAATCCATCAGGGTGCGGAGACCTTCATCTACTTCAAAAACGACGTCTCCTCCCTTTCCTCCGTCACCGCCGGCAGGGCCGCCTTTCGGCACATATTTTTCACGGCGAAACGCAACCATACCGTTGCCGCCGTCGCCGCCTTTTACATATACTTTGACCTGATCTACAAACATAATGTCCTCCGTTCTAAACCGTTAAAAACTCCGCTAGTCCAACCCAATTTCAATCAGACATTCGTGACTCGTGATTTCAAAACGCATGATATCAACGTCCTCATATCCATTCTGCCGAATATCATCAAAAGCAGATGGATCGGCAAAGGCGCCGTGAAAATCAAGGTACAGAATCAGCTGTCTGTCAGGATGATCCGTTTGAAGCGAAACCGTTAAATGATTTTCACTCTCTCTGCTGACTGCTTGATCAAACAGATGAAACAGCTTTCTCATCAGTTTCGCCAGCTTTTGATCATAAGCCGACAAATCCTTAATTTCTCCGAGAACTTCATATTCAAGCGTCATATAATGGGTTTTCCAATTAAACGTAAGAAAATCAAACGCCAAATGCGGTGTTTTCAGGTTTGAGAGCTTTGATTCGTGCTTTGCGTCTATAACCATTTCTTCAATCATTTCAAAGACACGGTCATACTTCTGTAAGCTTAAGTTTCCTTTAATCAGCTGCAGCTTATTCATCCAATCATGCCGGGAATGGCCAAGCAGATGAATCAGTTCGTTTGTTAATGCCGTGTCGCTTATATTTTCTTCTTGATTTTTTGAAACATCCTTCATTTTCGCACTCCCAATCATTTAATTTCTTATTTAGGAGTCTGTATAAGTGTGTATTATGAATTATAACAGAGAAGGCTTTGTTAGAAAAACAATTGTTTTTCCCAGAAATATCATGTTCCTTTTTTCTGGCTTTGGTTGATTTGCAGCCAGGCAGAACATTTTATGTATTACTGCTTGGGGAACATATCCAGTGGGTTTGAGATGTTTATTCTCATTCTTGGCGGGGTCTGCTCGCACATACTCTGCATTTCATTCTAGGTGTTTACTCCGCATATTGCAAAAAAAACTCCAGTCATCATCGACCGGAGTTTTTTGAATCATTATTGAGCTACAGGATATACGCTCACTTTTTTGCGGTCACGGCCGAAACGTTCGAATTTAACAGTTCCGTCGATTTTCGCAAATAGAGTGTCATCTCCGCCGCGGCCCACGTTTTCACCTGGGTAAATTTTTGTTCCGCGTTGACGGTAAAGGATAGAACCGCCTGTTACGAATTGACCGTCAGCACGTTTAGCACCTAAACGTTTAGCCTCAGAGTCACGTCCGTTCTTTGTAGAACCTACTCCTTTTTTAGAAGCGAAAAACTGAAGATCTAATCTAAGCATGTAGCTCACCTCCTATATTATGTTTGTGGTCACACGCAAGTTGTCTTTGTAATCCCGTTCGATTGTCTCCAGCGAAACAATCATGCCTTCAATCAGCAGCTGAGCTTTTTGGCGTGCCTCTGGATCAAGAGATTCAGGGAATTCAAAATAAAAATAACCCCCGTCCTCTCCTATATCAAGAAGCGGCTCGAAGCCCGCGAGCACAATGACCGCGTTAACGGCCCCAAACACAACGGCTGTCACTCCGGCACAAACAAGATCTTGTCCATGTTCAGCAAAATTCGCATGGCCCGTCATTTCAAAAGACAATATGCCTTTATCATGAGACCTTCTGATTGTTGCCTGAATCATGCTTACGCGTTGATTTTTTCGATCGTCACTTTAGTGTAAGGCTGACGATGACCTTGTTTTTTATGAACGTTTTTCTTTGGTTTGTATCTGAAAACAGTGATTTTTTTCGCGCGGCCTTGTTTTTCAACTTTAGCCGTTACTGTTGCGCCTTCAACTGTAGGGTTGCCGACTTTCACGTTGTCTCCGCCAACAAACAAAACGTCTTCAAAAGTAACTGTTTCACCTGCTTCAGCAGCAAGTTTTTCGATGTAAACAGTTTGGCCTTCTTCAACTTTGATTTGTTTACCGCCTGTTTTAATGATTGCGTACATTCTCTGCACCTCCTATTAGACTAAGACTCGCCAGATACCAGGGGGCTGTAAAAGCTCTTAACACCTGTACTGAGCGGTTGTAGCAATGGTGCTACATCCATAACATTAAAAAATATACCAAAATACAAGGCGTTTGTCAATCAGTTTTAGTAGGGCAGAAGCAGTTCCTCCATGGAAGAATTCGTCCGCTTATCGGCAAAGTAAGCGTGCAGCACTTCATTCTCGTCAAGCTGGCTGAGCTTTTGGCCTGATTTTTCTATAATAATCGGATGCTTACAGCCACGTTTGAACTCGGCCATCACATGATAGACTTTATCCTCCGCCTTTACTGTCAGCGGCAGAAGTTTCTCAAGCTCCCTGTTTTTTCCGTAATACCTTTCGAGGAGAAATCTCACATGGATATAGTGCCTTTGCCGATATTCCTCAAACAAGGAAACAGCCAGAAAGACAAACAAAACCCATGCGCTGATTTGCAGAGGAATCACGAATAAAACCCAGCACCCGAGCAGCAGGCAGAAGCAGAGCGACGTTTTTAGATTAAGCCGGTGAGCCTTTTGAAAAGGCAGCTGTTTGGAAAACAACAAAAATAACAGTTTTCCTCCATCCAGCGGCCAGATCGGCAGTAAATTGACAAATAAGATAGAAAGATTATAAAAGGTGAAGAGTTCAAAGGTATGCTGATGAATCACTGAGACTTCTGCAAGCATCCAGGCGGCAAACTGAAGCCAGATGTGCTGAAGAGGTCCGGCAATAATGACCGCAAACTCTTCCTTTAACGGCCGATTCCCGTGCTCTTCCACTTCGACCGTTCCGCCAAACGGCAGCAAAAAAACACGCTTGATTCTCCAAGAAAAAAACACAGCCAGAGCAGCATGCCCCAGCTCATGAATCAATACAATCAGGAGCAGACATAATAATGCTTTCATATGGCCTGTGAGCAAGCCCAGCGCCGCAATAATC from Bacillus subtilis subsp. subtilis str. 168 encodes the following:
- the rplU gene encoding ribosomal protein L21 (BL20) (Evidence 1a: Function from experimental evidences in the studied strain; PubMedId: 8223574, 12682299, 22720735; Product type s: structure) — its product is MYAIIKTGGKQIKVEEGQTVYIEKLAAEAGETVTFEDVLFVGGDNVKVGNPTVEGATVTAKVEKQGRAKKITVFRYKPKKNVHKKQGHRQPYTKVTIEKINA
- the niaR gene encoding transcriptional repressor of de novo NAD biosynthesis (Evidence 1a: Function from experimental evidences in the studied strain; PubMedId: 16199587, 18276644; Product type r: regulator), with product MTEELKLMGANRRDQLLLWLKESKSPLTGGELAKKANVSRQVIVQDISLLKAKNVPIIATSQGYVYMDAAAQQHQQAERIIACLHGPERTEEELQLIVDEGVTVKDVKIEHPVYGDLTAAIQVGTRKEVSHFIKKINSTNAAYLSQLTDGVHLHTLTAPDEHRIDQACQALEEAGILIKD
- the pheA gene encoding prephenate dehydratase (Evidence 1a: Function from experimental evidences in the studied strain; PubMedId: 104661, 114523; Product type e: enzyme), translating into MKVGYLGPAATFTHLAVSSCFQNGAEHVAYRTIPECIDAAVAGEVDFAFVPLENALEGSVNLTIDYLIHEQPLPIVGEMTLPIHQHLLVHPSRENAWKELDKIYSHSHAIAQCHKFLHRHFPSVPYEYANSTGAAAKFVSDHPELNIGVIANDMAASTYELKIVKRDIQDYRDNHTRFVILSPDENISFEVNSKLSSRPKTTLMVMLPQDDQSGALHRVLSAFSWRNLNLSKIESRPTKTGLGHYFFIIDIEKAFDDVLIPGAMQELEALGCKVRLLGAYQSYQL
- a CDS encoding hypothetical protein (Evidence 5: Unknown function); this encodes MLEKQLFFPEISCSFFLALVDLQPGRTFYVLLLGEHIQWV
- the rpmA gene encoding ribosomal protein L27 (BL24) (Evidence 1a: Function from experimental evidences in the studied strain; PubMedId: 9000630, 9588797, 11399077, 12682299, 14586115, 17981968, 22720735, 24335279, 25388641, 27435445; Product type f: factor), which codes for MLRLDLQFFASKKGVGSTKNGRDSEAKRLGAKRADGQFVTGGSILYRQRGTKIYPGENVGRGGDDTLFAKIDGTVKFERFGRDRKKVSVYPVAQ
- the rppA gene encoding ribosomal protein L27 specific N-terminal end cysteine protease (Evidence 2a: Function from experimental evidences in other organisms; PubMedId: 11567142, 22333191, 25388641, 27435445, 28187498; Product type e: enzyme), with product MIQATIRRSHDKGILSFEMTGHANFAEHGQDLVCAGVTAVVFGAVNAVIVLAGFEPLLDIGEDGGYFYFEFPESLDPEARQKAQLLIEGMIVSLETIERDYKDNLRVTTNII
- the spoIVFB gene encoding membrane metalloprotease [proteolysis of pro-sigma(K)] (Evidence 1a: Function from experimental evidences in the studied strain; PubMedId: 10809718, 11959848, 15087499, 16731018, 16816000, 16818230, 26953342, 29180425; Product type e: enzyme) codes for the protein MNKWLDLILKIHVHPFLWIIAALGLLTGHMKALLCLLLIVLIHELGHAALAVFFSWRIKRVFLLPFGGTVEVEEHGNRPLKEEFAVIIAGPLQHIWLQFAAWMLAEVSVIHQHTFELFTFYNLSILFVNLLPIWPLDGGKLLFLLFSKQLPFQKAHRLNLKTSLCFCLLLGCWVLFVIPLQISAWVLFVFLAVSLFEEYRQRHYIHVRFLLERYYGKNRELEKLLPLTVKAEDKVYHVMAEFKRGCKHPIIIEKSGQKLSQLDENEVLHAYFADKRTNSSMEELLLPY
- the nifS gene encoding desulfurase involved in iron-sulfur clusters for NAD biosynthesis (Evidence 1a: Function from experimental evidences in the studied strain; PubMedId: 8444804, 14567704, 16199587, 25447671, 26443755, 28882201; Product type e : enzyme) encodes the protein MIYLDYAATTPICEEALTVYQKLSMDMYGNASSLHDAGGKAKHILEYCREKIANIIGGEASGIYFTSGGTESNFLAIQSLLNGLPKTKRHFITTAMEHQSIHNCAAFLEQQGYDVTVIEPNEYGLITEEILLTHIRPETGLVSIQHANSETGIIQPIQHLSSYLHNKGILLHCDAVQTFGKIPINTKNLGVDALSMSSHKIHGPKGVGAVYIRPDVPWKPVYPLTTHEYGFRAGTVNVPGIGAFTAAAELIVSEMEKQISRNEALRTYFLDQIRIRSLPVTLAADTSKAECLPHIIGCFFHSFEGQYVMLECNRSNICISTGSACSAGYHGPSETMKALRKTEQEALQFIRISFGRHTTAEQLEQLLHTFTVLWEQKKGEFDIDRRIKANGRQQA
- the thrR gene encoding transcriptional repressor of operons hom-thrCB and thrD (Evidence 1a: Function from experimental evidences in the studied strain; PubMedId: 2537815, 27260660; Product type r: regulator), whose protein sequence is MKEETFYLVREDVLPDAMRKTLEVKKLLDRKKADSVADAVQKVDLSRSAFYKYRDAVFPFYTMVKEQIITLFFHLEDRSGALSQLLQAVADSGSNVLSIHQTIPLQGRANVTLSISTSAMEEDIHTLMNKLRKFDFVEKVEILGSGA
- the spo0B gene encoding sporulation initiation phosphotransferase (Evidence 1a: Function from experimental evidences in the studied strain; PubMedId: 9443976, 9477965, 9726997, 9809070, 10997904, 16788205, 27679485; Product type e: enzyme) codes for the protein MKDVSKNQEENISDTALTNELIHLLGHSRHDWMNKLQLIKGNLSLQKYDRVFEMIEEMVIDAKHESKLSNLKTPHLAFDFLTFNWKTHYMTLEYEVLGEIKDLSAYDQKLAKLMRKLFHLFDQAVSRESENHLTVSLQTDHPDRQLILYLDFHGAFADPSAFDDIRQNGYEDVDIMRFEITSHECLIEIGLD
- the obgE gene encoding ppGpp-binding GTPase involved in cell portioning, DNA repair and ribosome assembly (Evidence 1a: Function from experimental evidences in the studied strain; PubMedId: 10781545, 12682299, 15325267, 15827604, 18689482, 20830302, 24844575, 26951678, 28357361; Product type e: enzyme), whose amino-acid sequence is MFVDQVKVYVKGGDGGNGMVAFRREKYVPKGGPAGGDGGKGGDVVFEVDEGLRTLMDFRYKKHFKAIRGEHGMSKNQHGRNADDMVIKVPPGTVVTDDDTKQVIADLTEHGQRAVIARGGRGGRGNSRFATPANPAPQLSENGEPGKERYIVLELKVLADVGLVGFPSVGKSTLLSVVSSAKPKIADYHFTTLVPNLGMVETDDGRSFVMADLPGLIEGAHQGVGLGHQFLRHIERTRVIVHVIDMSGLEGRDPYDDYLTINQELSEYNLRLTERPQIIVANKMDMPEAAENLEAFKEKLTDDYPVFPISAVTREGLRELLFEVANQLENTPEFPLYDEEELTQNRVMYTMENEEVPFNITRDPDGVFVLSGDSLERLFKMTDFSRDESVKRFARQMRGMGVDEALRERGAKDGDIIRLLEFEFEFID